Sequence from the Flexibacter flexilis DSM 6793 genome:
TCGCTGGCCTGCATATTTGCCACCAATATAACTACGTCCGTAGTCAATACTCAACACTTGCCCAATATTTTCTAAGCCTGCAACCGCTTCCATATAATCTTTGCTTTGTGCCTTTGGTGCTTGTAAATAATTGATTCCGATGTATTCGCTCAGATGCAGACGGCGCAAAAGTGGGATTTTATTAAACAAAAATCCATTAAAACGGTGTACCGCATGAAACTGTGTATAATACGCGTCGGTGCTGTACGAATAATAAGGTAAGTTAATAAATGTGCCTTCGCCCGACGGATGAATAAGCACCCGATTGCCCATAAAATGTGCCATTTCCTGAAAATACACAGTGCGCGAGGTCAAGAAACGGCCATGTTCCAAATTAAAACTGGTTGTGCCGAGTAAGCCCCAACTTTTCGCGTATTTCAGCCCCAAACGTACTAAATCGTAATCGGCTTTGCTTTTCAGAAAATCGGCGGCAATGGCTTTGCGGTAATACAAATCAATAGTTGGCCAACGCCCTTCGTCCGTGATAATCTTGGCGCGTGGGTGGGTCATGTACTTTTGGCCAAGTTTAATACTTATCCTCACGGATGCCTGCAAAGTATTGTATTCGGGAAATTGATACCAAGTATCAGGCTTTCCAAAATCATGTACAATCAAATCATTTGCTTGGTATTTGCTCGCATTATCCAGACTTTGGGCATTATGCAACATTTTTTTATTGGCAAAAAGTAGCCCCGTCGAAAGCATGAAGCCGTTATAAATCTCGGTGCGGTGAATGGCCTGCACATAATTTTTGGCGTACAAACGTGCTGGGTTATAGTTCACGCGCCACAAAGCCAAGGCCGTAGAGATTGGCGAAACAGGTTCTTGTTCGTTGAGTTGATAAATAAAATGCCCCGCTTCTACACGCAACGCACTCAATTTGAATGGGTTGTAAAGTCTCGTAACTCCTGTTTTGGCATAAAAAGTATTAGAAGCTAATCCATAACGCAACGTTTGATTGACAGCCCACGACGTGTTTTTTTCTTTGTTTCTTCTGTAAAAAGTAATGTCTGGACTGGCATACCAACCCTCTACCGCATTGTAAGATAACGCCGCCAAAGGCGATTGCACCGACAAACTATAATTTTTGTAACGATTAGAATACGTGTAGCCCAGTAGTAAATTGCTCCATGCGAGCTTGTTAGACTTTTTGTCCAAAGAATCTTTGTAGGTTTTGGAGTCTTTGATTACCTGCAAGCTGTCTTTATCGTGATAATCATCTACTTCCTCCGCCGTAAGCGGTACTACGCGCACGCTGTCCCAGTAAGCCGAATCTTTTTTATTAGCCAAAGGCTCTATTTTGATGGTTTCGGCAGTAAAGAACCCTTTTTCAAACGTGGGGTTTACTTTAAAGTCCGAAGCTGAACCCAAAAACAGGCCAACTCCCCGAAAACCAAACAGCCCATAATTAAACTCAAACTTCTGTTGGCTCACCAGCCACACATCATCAGCCACAGGCCTGTAAATTTGTTCTACTTTTAGTGTATCTACAAATTGAATGTTGGCATCTTTGGTAAGTAAAAGTTTTGCGCTGTGTATGCGCCAAGTGTCATCTTGAATATAAATGTGTCCTCTAAAAACAGGGTCGTTGCGACGGCGCGGCACAAGTTTTATCTTATTAATTTCTGTTCCATTTTCCCGAAACGTCCCTACCAACTCATATTTATAATATAGCATGGCATTAGAAGCCACTGGCGAAACGAACCCGCGTGCGCCCAACTCGTCTATTTTTACCAAATTCTCATACAAATTAGATTGCATTTCGGCGGCACTGTTCCAGCTAAAGGCGTTAGGTTGGCCGCTGGTCTTGGCCGCAATCATGATTTCTTTCGATTTGTTGGGTTTTTGCCAGTAATAATCCGATACGCTTTCCGACAAATACATAATTGTGCCTTTGGCCGTATCTATTTTAGGTAAATTCAAGTCTTTGCCCAAAAACTTCTTTGGGGCTTTTAATAAGCGGTTGTTTCCTTTGGTATAATATCTACACGAATAGGCATCTACTTGCTCCAAATAATATTTACGTTTGGCAATGGCCTTGCGCATAATGGCCATGGCGGGGTCTTCGGCACCAGCCACAATC
This genomic interval carries:
- a CDS encoding DUF5686 and carboxypeptidase regulatory-like domain-containing protein, yielding MTRIFLSLCLVLSWATNVFATRIQGVIYDQQKSPLPFATVYAQGTAYGTAANAQGQYFLDLPNGNYTLVFRLVGYRTVIEQVTLQNTTLTKDVTLPEENLILGEIKIVAGAEDPAMAIMRKAIAKRKYYLEQVDAYSCRYYTKGNNRLLKAPKKFLGKDLNLPKIDTAKGTIMYLSESVSDYYWQKPNKSKEIMIAAKTSGQPNAFSWNSAAEMQSNLYENLVKIDELGARGFVSPVASNAMLYYKYELVGTFRENGTEINKIKLVPRRRNDPVFRGHIYIQDDTWRIHSAKLLLTKDANIQFVDTLKVEQIYRPVADDVWLVSQQKFEFNYGLFGFRGVGLFLGSASDFKVNPTFEKGFFTAETIKIEPLANKKDSAYWDSVRVVPLTAEEVDDYHDKDSLQVIKDSKTYKDSLDKKSNKLAWSNLLLGYTYSNRYKNYSLSVQSPLAALSYNAVEGWYASPDITFYRRNKEKNTSWAVNQTLRYGLASNTFYAKTGVTRLYNPFKLSALRVEAGHFIYQLNEQEPVSPISTALALWRVNYNPARLYAKNYVQAIHRTEIYNGFMLSTGLLFANKKMLHNAQSLDNASKYQANDLIVHDFGKPDTWYQFPEYNTLQASVRISIKLGQKYMTHPRAKIITDEGRWPTIDLYYRKAIAADFLKSKADYDLVRLGLKYAKSWGLLGTTSFNLEHGRFLTSRTVYFQEMAHFMGNRVLIHPSGEGTFINLPYYSYSTDAYYTQFHAVHRFNGFLFNKIPLLRRLHLSEYIGINYLQAPKAQSKDYMEAVAGLENIGQVLSIDYGRSYIGGKYAGQRVALRLAIF